Proteins encoded together in one candidate division KSB1 bacterium window:
- a CDS encoding DUF502 domain-containing protein: MDTPTTPGRRSFFRRNFATGMFVLAPVAITVYLVIVVVRFIGGFLSPYLRGIASTVLGESVTPYVVNALTELVAFALTIGLIAIFGAVVRRVLGQRLLEMVDWLLGRIPVVRDVYDALRKFTKMLSGDRSGFQRVVAIRFPTDRTWSIGFVTNTSDWQVPAGQSTRMLSVFVPTSPVPTSGFLVMSPAEEVVELPMSVEQAIRLVVSGGTLSPDQVAVPPS; this comes from the coding sequence ATGGACACGCCAACGACACCCGGCCGTCGCTCGTTCTTCCGACGTAACTTCGCCACCGGCATGTTCGTGCTGGCACCGGTCGCGATTACAGTGTATTTGGTCATCGTCGTCGTGCGCTTCATCGGTGGATTTCTTTCTCCGTACTTGCGCGGCATCGCCTCGACGGTGCTCGGTGAAAGCGTCACTCCGTACGTCGTGAATGCGCTGACCGAGCTGGTGGCGTTTGCGCTGACCATCGGCCTGATCGCGATCTTCGGCGCGGTGGTGCGGCGCGTGTTAGGTCAGCGGCTGCTCGAAATGGTGGATTGGCTGCTCGGGCGCATTCCCGTGGTGCGCGATGTTTACGACGCGCTGCGCAAGTTCACGAAGATGCTCTCCGGCGACCGCAGCGGGTTCCAGCGCGTGGTTGCAATTCGATTTCCGACGGATCGTACCTGGTCGATCGGCTTTGTTACGAACACGAGCGACTGGCAGGTTCCCGCGGGTCAATCCACCCGGATGTTGTCCGTGTTCGTGCCGACCTCGCCGGTTCCGACATCGGGATTTCTCGTAATGTCGCCCGCTGAAGAGGTTGTAGAATTGCCGATGAGCGTGGAGCAGGCGATTCGACTGGTGGTCTCGGGCGGCACCCTTAGCCCTGACCAGGTGGCCGTTCCGCCGTCGTGA
- a CDS encoding AI-2E family transporter: MTESQPQLIARPADPQQRRFVLLLLGLLLVAFTFTISDLIPGVIAGMILWVFTVPIFHWWKRRTRNRDQLAAGLSILTTIAFIIVPLTAIGLIMLSDAAMLADRAQAWFEPHRAEFEARLNEITASGRLYIFDYPIEVGDLSARFDEFATWMGQALIGLVQSTAGGLARFAVLLFVTLYTLFFCYLDAARFGEWVRRVLPLTENQSRRLIANFFDTSKATLKAVGIIGVVQGTMGGIAFWICGIPAPFFWTVLMAVASVIPAVGAQIILLPAAILLMLIGKFWLGLGLFLWSWIAIANIDNLLRPVLVKREINLHELLVFLSTIGGIATFGFFGFVIGPVVAALLKSTLAIYAEIYGDQPAESA; encoded by the coding sequence ATGACTGAATCTCAACCGCAGCTAATTGCCCGGCCCGCCGACCCGCAGCAACGCAGATTCGTATTGTTGCTGCTGGGACTCTTATTGGTTGCCTTCACCTTCACCATCTCCGACTTGATTCCCGGCGTGATCGCGGGAATGATCCTGTGGGTCTTCACGGTCCCGATCTTCCACTGGTGGAAGCGGCGCACGCGCAACCGCGATCAGCTTGCCGCCGGGCTATCGATTCTGACGACGATTGCGTTTATCATTGTACCGCTCACCGCCATTGGCTTGATCATGCTGTCGGATGCGGCCATGCTGGCGGATCGGGCCCAAGCGTGGTTCGAGCCGCACCGGGCGGAATTTGAGGCCCGGTTGAATGAAATTACGGCCTCCGGAAGATTGTACATCTTTGACTATCCCATCGAGGTCGGCGATCTCAGCGCGCGATTTGATGAGTTCGCGACGTGGATGGGACAGGCGCTGATCGGATTGGTTCAGAGTACGGCCGGCGGTCTGGCGCGATTCGCCGTCCTGCTGTTTGTCACCTTGTACACGCTCTTTTTCTGCTACCTCGATGCCGCGCGATTCGGGGAATGGGTTCGCCGCGTGTTACCGCTCACGGAGAATCAATCACGCCGCTTGATCGCGAACTTCTTCGACACCAGCAAAGCTACACTGAAAGCGGTGGGCATCATCGGGGTCGTGCAAGGGACGATGGGGGGAATCGCGTTTTGGATCTGCGGCATTCCCGCACCGTTCTTCTGGACCGTCTTGATGGCCGTGGCGTCGGTGATACCGGCTGTCGGCGCGCAGATCATCCTGCTTCCGGCGGCGATCCTGCTCATGTTGATCGGAAAATTCTGGCTGGGCCTCGGTCTCTTTCTCTGGAGCTGGATCGCCATCGCCAATATTGACAACTTGCTGCGCCCCGTACTTGTCAAACGGGAAATCAATCTGCACGAACTGCTCGTGTTTCTGAGTACGATCGGCGGAATTGCAACATTTGGATTCTTCGGTTTCGTGATCGGACCCGTAGTCGCCGCGCTGCTGAAGTCCACGCTGGCAATCTACGCCGAGATCTACGGCGACCAGCCGGCCGAGTCCGCGTAG
- the ybgF gene encoding tol-pal system protein YbgF gives MKTQRIIIGCFALALAVTGCASRKQFFDLQQQNAEIERGLDSVRAETKRMAAALETLGADLHSYTSQSQYGSTTLEEKVEGLAARLDDIVQRMDRSLAPLQEWLQQQDTGTTGSNSGSGIDYYDAAQKDLALGNYDLAEVGFLQYLESNPQSDLADDARYGLGETYYARKQYDEAVEQYQRVIDMDAAGPKAPAAMLKLGLCYRADQQTGEARKVWESLIKQYPQSEESRVARQRIDELESSR, from the coding sequence ATGAAAACTCAACGTATCATCATCGGGTGCTTCGCGTTAGCCCTGGCCGTGACCGGCTGTGCGTCGCGAAAACAGTTCTTCGATTTGCAGCAGCAGAACGCGGAGATTGAACGCGGACTCGATAGCGTGCGCGCCGAGACCAAGCGCATGGCCGCGGCCCTGGAGACGCTCGGCGCAGACCTGCACTCGTACACTTCGCAGTCGCAGTATGGCTCCACGACTCTCGAAGAGAAGGTGGAAGGACTGGCGGCCCGGTTGGACGATATTGTCCAACGCATGGACCGCTCGCTCGCTCCGCTGCAGGAGTGGTTGCAGCAGCAGGACACCGGAACCACCGGCTCGAACTCCGGCTCCGGTATCGATTACTATGACGCGGCACAGAAGGACCTGGCGCTGGGGAATTACGATCTGGCTGAAGTCGGATTCCTGCAATATCTCGAAAGCAACCCGCAGTCGGACCTCGCGGACGACGCGCGCTACGGCCTCGGCGAAACCTACTATGCGCGCAAGCAGTACGACGAAGCCGTCGAGCAGTATCAGCGCGTCATCGACATGGATGCCGCGGGGCCCAAGGCCCCGGCGGCCATGCTGAAACTCGGGCTTTGCTACCGGGCCGATCAACAAACCGGCGAAGCGCGCAAGGTCTGGGAGAGCCTCATAAAACAGTACCCCCAGTCCGAGGAGTCGAGAGTCGCGCGGCAGCGGATTGATGAATTGGAAAGCAGCCGTTAG
- the pal gene encoding peptidoglycan-associated lipoprotein Pal: protein MKPKNLSRLLPLLAVFVLAVAISMTGCKKKTRKTTEEVTAPPAIEEVKPETPTTSGDDQQSQMDADRQRIQTVYYDYDQSAIRGDQRDKVKTNGEIFKKWADWSISIEGHCDERGTNEYNLALGERRATAAKQALVAEGVAAGRVSTVSYGEERPADPGHSESSWSRNRRAEFRAK from the coding sequence ATGAAACCGAAGAATCTCTCCCGCCTGCTTCCGCTGCTCGCCGTGTTCGTACTCGCCGTGGCTATCTCGATGACGGGCTGCAAGAAAAAAACGCGCAAGACGACGGAAGAGGTGACAGCGCCGCCCGCCATTGAAGAAGTCAAGCCGGAGACGCCGACCACCTCCGGAGACGACCAGCAGTCACAAATGGACGCGGATCGCCAGCGTATTCAGACCGTATATTATGACTACGATCAGTCTGCAATTCGCGGCGATCAACGCGACAAAGTCAAGACCAACGGAGAGATCTTCAAGAAATGGGCGGACTGGAGCATCTCGATCGAAGGCCATTGCGACGAACGCGGCACCAACGAGTACAACCTCGCGCTCGGTGAGCGTCGCGCGACAGCCGCCAAGCAGGCGCTGGTGGCCGAAGGCGTCGCCGCCGGTCGTGTCAGTACCGTTAGTTACGGCGAAGAGCGTCCGGCGGATCCGGGGCATTCCGAGTCCTCGTGGTCGCGCAACCGCCGCGCGGAATTCCGCGCCAAGTAA
- the tolB gene encoding Tol-Pal system beta propeller repeat protein TolB, producing MRHASLLHLSGGLALLILMAFMIKVAFSQNVTLRTETTSVGRLNVVLMPFTAGSSADFAGELPVILHDFVKGDLAYCGYFNLIEPGDLPADTVIQVRRVNGKNDTLRTFGGMQVARVFGTINAGWDKATATIAVYQPPIVEPIHRQDFPFKADDARNAAHQIAAWITKMLTGEDGAFTSKIVFVVKTGSTKELWTMDWDGANPRTLTRDNNVNFSPTWAPDGQALYYTSFKGGNADIYKLNMANGKSAPFIASPRVDSAPACSPDGNWIAYSSSADGNSEIYLVHPDGSGKSQVTISYGIDTSPSWAPTGRELVFTSDRAGGPQIYRMDVDGASVQRLTYAGNYNETARWSPRGDLIAFASREIGFQIFTIALDNGSERRVTDPGSNLDPSWSPDGMKICYTSVQGGKSAIWACNWDGTGARQLSFGLDASQPQWGPALNFAAEN from the coding sequence ATGCGGCACGCCAGCTTGCTGCACTTGTCCGGTGGACTGGCTTTGCTGATTTTGATGGCGTTCATGATCAAGGTCGCGTTCTCGCAGAATGTTACGTTGCGAACCGAAACCACATCGGTGGGCCGGTTGAATGTGGTCCTGATGCCGTTCACGGCCGGCAGCAGCGCGGATTTCGCCGGCGAACTTCCGGTGATCCTGCACGACTTCGTGAAAGGCGATCTGGCCTACTGCGGTTATTTCAATCTGATTGAGCCCGGGGATCTGCCCGCTGACACCGTTATTCAAGTCCGCCGCGTGAACGGAAAGAATGACACGTTGCGGACGTTTGGCGGCATGCAAGTGGCGCGCGTGTTCGGCACGATCAACGCCGGGTGGGACAAGGCCACCGCCACGATCGCCGTCTATCAGCCGCCGATCGTCGAACCGATTCACCGACAGGATTTTCCGTTCAAGGCCGATGACGCGCGAAATGCCGCGCACCAGATCGCGGCGTGGATCACCAAGATGCTCACCGGGGAGGACGGCGCGTTCACGTCCAAGATCGTGTTCGTCGTCAAGACGGGCTCGACCAAGGAGCTGTGGACCATGGACTGGGATGGCGCCAATCCGCGCACGCTGACCCGTGATAACAATGTGAACTTCTCTCCGACGTGGGCGCCGGACGGCCAAGCGCTCTATTATACCAGCTTCAAGGGCGGCAACGCCGACATTTACAAACTGAATATGGCGAACGGCAAAAGCGCGCCGTTTATCGCTTCGCCGCGAGTGGACAGCGCGCCCGCTTGCTCGCCGGACGGTAACTGGATCGCCTATAGCTCGTCCGCCGACGGTAACTCCGAAATCTATCTCGTGCATCCCGACGGCAGCGGCAAATCGCAAGTTACGATCAGCTACGGGATCGATACTTCGCCGTCGTGGGCGCCGACCGGACGCGAACTCGTGTTTACCTCCGACCGCGCGGGCGGACCGCAAATCTACCGGATGGATGTGGACGGCGCCAGCGTGCAGCGGCTCACGTATGCCGGGAACTACAACGAAACCGCGCGCTGGTCTCCCCGCGGTGACTTGATCGCTTTCGCAAGCCGCGAAATCGGTTTTCAGATCTTCACTATCGCGCTCGACAACGGCAGCGAGCGCCGCGTCACCGATCCCGGGTCTAATCTCGACCCGAGCTGGTCGCCGGACGGAATGAAAATATGCTATACCTCGGTGCAGGGCGGAAAATCAGCCATTTGGGCGTGCAACTGGGACGGCACCGGAGCGCGGCAGTTGAGCTTCGGCCTCGATGCGTCCCAGCCGCAATGGGGACCCGCGCTGAACTTCGCCGCCGAGAATTGA
- a CDS encoding TonB family protein: protein MRGPLFSSIGLHVVFIVALILASQPGRIKDKPLPTATTVKLVRPSAPQAAPKRTEPKEQEVLPEKKAPPLEVPKKQKDKVLPKLEKPEPDEPAPRAVQPKLERQSDAGTLTLQNPGFEYDFYLAVVQSKIEQNFRPPPGAKAQHMSTVSFVIQSDGKITNIELIKGSGNLLLDQAAERAVRFAGKFPPLPPQYEKGELGINFEFVVNPKAGR, encoded by the coding sequence GTGCGCGGACCTCTTTTTAGCTCCATTGGGCTGCATGTCGTCTTCATCGTCGCGCTGATTCTGGCGAGTCAGCCGGGGCGGATCAAAGACAAACCGCTGCCAACCGCGACGACGGTCAAACTGGTTCGACCGAGCGCCCCGCAGGCCGCCCCTAAGCGAACCGAACCGAAAGAGCAAGAGGTGCTGCCGGAAAAAAAAGCGCCGCCGCTCGAAGTTCCAAAGAAGCAAAAAGACAAAGTCTTGCCGAAACTCGAAAAGCCGGAGCCGGACGAACCGGCGCCGCGCGCGGTGCAGCCAAAACTCGAACGGCAGAGCGATGCCGGGACGCTGACGCTGCAAAACCCGGGGTTCGAGTACGATTTCTATCTGGCGGTCGTGCAGTCAAAGATCGAACAGAACTTCCGGCCGCCGCCCGGCGCGAAAGCGCAACACATGTCCACCGTGAGTTTTGTGATTCAGTCCGACGGTAAGATCACGAATATCGAGTTGATCAAGGGGTCCGGAAATCTGCTTCTGGATCAGGCCGCGGAACGAGCGGTACGCTTCGCGGGCAAATTCCCGCCGCTGCCGCCGCAATATGAGAAAGGTGAGTTAGGAATCAACTTTGAATTCGTGGTCAATCCCAAAGCCGGACGCTAA
- a CDS encoding biopolymer transporter ExbD gives MPKGRKGKFKVPYAPIPDINVTSLVDVTLVLLIIFMVAAPIMQSSLNISVPQAASAQPSEKTGITIIVQKSGKILIDDAAVDEDGFDAAFNQVYKANSGQPVFLKADKDVPYAKVLTVIDALRLSGVADLGLVAEPGESKHGRRR, from the coding sequence ATGCCGAAAGGACGCAAGGGGAAGTTCAAGGTTCCCTACGCGCCGATTCCGGATATCAACGTGACGTCCCTGGTTGATGTCACGCTGGTGTTATTGATTATCTTCATGGTCGCGGCTCCGATCATGCAGAGTTCGCTGAACATTTCGGTCCCGCAGGCGGCGTCCGCGCAGCCCAGCGAGAAAACCGGGATCACCATCATTGTGCAGAAGAGCGGCAAGATCCTGATCGACGATGCCGCCGTGGACGAAGATGGCTTCGACGCCGCGTTTAATCAGGTTTACAAGGCCAATTCCGGTCAGCCCGTGTTCCTGAAGGCGGACAAGGATGTCCCTTACGCGAAAGTGCTGACCGTGATCGATGCGTTGCGTTTGTCGGGTGTCGCTGATCTCGGGTTGGTCGCGGAACCCGGCGAATCCAAGCATGGTCGAAGACGATAG
- a CDS encoding MotA/TolQ/ExbB proton channel family protein: protein MAPQQGGLWELVWIASPFAKLVLLVLAAMSVASWTIIIEKLLLMARVRRANAGIDRYRWSQFDPRSLAGEARRFSSSIVARAYLYVHRELIERGGQDSRDSELIGREFARAAAVELNRAERFLPFLATCSSAGPFLGLLGTVWGIISAFQRIGIWGSANIAVVAPGIAEALVATAIGLFAAIPALVAYNFISTWLRKEAERAEAFGDDLAFAIERMGNDRESAATVVRPRP from the coding sequence ATGGCCCCGCAGCAGGGAGGTCTCTGGGAACTCGTCTGGATCGCATCTCCGTTTGCAAAACTGGTGTTGCTGGTCCTGGCAGCTATGTCCGTGGCGTCCTGGACCATTATCATAGAGAAGCTTCTGCTGATGGCCCGCGTCCGGCGGGCGAATGCCGGCATCGACCGCTACCGCTGGTCGCAGTTCGATCCGCGGTCCCTGGCCGGCGAAGCCCGACGCTTCTCGTCGTCGATCGTGGCGCGTGCTTACCTGTACGTGCATCGTGAACTGATCGAGCGTGGCGGCCAGGACTCCCGCGACAGCGAACTTATTGGCCGCGAATTCGCCCGAGCCGCCGCCGTCGAACTGAACCGCGCAGAGCGCTTTCTGCCGTTTCTGGCGACGTGCAGTTCGGCCGGACCGTTCCTGGGGCTGTTGGGGACGGTGTGGGGAATCATCAGCGCGTTTCAGCGAATCGGGATTTGGGGCAGCGCGAACATCGCCGTCGTCGCGCCGGGGATCGCCGAAGCGTTGGTCGCCACGGCGATCGGGCTCTTCGCGGCGATTCCCGCGCTCGTCGCTTACAATTTTATTTCGACCTGGCTGCGCAAAGAAGCTGAACGCGCCGAAGCCTTCGGGGATGATCTCGCCTTTGCCATCGAACGCATGGGCAATGATCGCGAGAGCGCGGCCACCGTCGTAAGACCGAGGCCCTGA
- a CDS encoding DUF2480 family protein has protein sequence MSLIKFPLDDLAGEGIVRETEFREKLNKLDYEPYRNQAVLIPWVHHTELPIWCYLMAVARLTTVAAVLSFGEACSPITLLQRARPGSEPPAETPHIT, from the coding sequence ATGTCCCTGATCAAATTCCCCCTCGACGATCTTGCCGGTGAAGGCATTGTCCGTGAAACGGAATTCCGCGAGAAACTGAACAAGCTGGACTACGAACCTTACCGTAATCAGGCGGTTCTGATTCCGTGGGTGCACCACACCGAGCTGCCGATCTGGTGCTATCTGATGGCCGTCGCCCGGCTGACCACGGTCGCGGCGGTCCTCTCGTTCGGAGAGGCATGCAGCCCAATTACCCTGTTGCAGCGCGCACGGCCGGGCTCCGAGCCGCCCGCCGAAACCCCGCATATCACTTGA